Proteins from a genomic interval of uncultured Desulfuromusa sp.:
- a CDS encoding ATP-binding protein — translation MDKTLQDFVDQLGTQVDTVLLLKAVEQSPATIFITDSVGRIIYVNSKFVEVTGYAKNEVLGRDARILKGMGRSSGHKEMWSEISSGRQWKGDFHNKKKNGEYFWVRATISPIMDHEGKITNFLGMNEDITDRKQVEEALEQSVAESVQMATSLEFLNAELKSTQSQMLQREKMASIGQLAAGVAHEINNPIGFVSSNLRSLDKYFKKLTDYLVLLEKNIQDKVPETWQEIKPERKKLKIDFMLEDSEDLITESLDGSERVRKIVQNLKTFSRVDQAEEQWVDLNTCLENTIGIVWNEIKYKSKLEKDLGDLPDLNCNPQELSQVFTNILINAAQAIEKDGLIKVRSRHEEESIIITIEDNGSGIAEEHLERIFEPFFTTKAVGEGTGLGMSISYEIIKKHGGNIHIESDLGKGSIFTILLPLHPEEQSL, via the coding sequence ATGGATAAAACATTGCAGGATTTTGTCGATCAATTGGGTACTCAGGTTGACACGGTACTATTGTTAAAGGCTGTTGAGCAGAGTCCGGCAACAATTTTTATCACTGATTCCGTGGGGCGTATTATTTATGTCAATTCAAAATTTGTAGAAGTGACCGGCTATGCAAAAAATGAGGTGCTCGGCAGAGATGCACGGATACTGAAGGGGATGGGTCGCTCCTCTGGGCATAAGGAAATGTGGAGTGAAATCTCGTCAGGACGGCAATGGAAAGGCGACTTCCATAATAAAAAGAAGAACGGTGAATATTTCTGGGTGCGGGCAACAATTTCCCCGATTATGGATCATGAAGGCAAAATCACGAATTTTCTGGGAATGAATGAAGATATCACCGATCGCAAGCAGGTTGAAGAAGCATTGGAACAGTCCGTTGCTGAATCGGTGCAAATGGCAACGAGTCTGGAGTTTCTCAATGCTGAATTGAAATCCACCCAATCCCAGATGCTGCAACGGGAAAAAATGGCGTCAATCGGGCAGCTGGCGGCAGGTGTTGCTCATGAAATCAATAATCCTATTGGCTTTGTTTCCAGTAACCTGCGCAGTCTGGATAAATATTTCAAGAAGTTGACGGATTATTTGGTGCTATTGGAAAAAAATATCCAGGATAAAGTTCCTGAAACCTGGCAGGAAATAAAGCCCGAGAGAAAGAAGCTGAAAATTGATTTTATGCTGGAAGATAGTGAGGATCTGATAACGGAATCTCTCGATGGGTCTGAACGGGTGCGGAAAATTGTCCAGAATCTGAAAACTTTTTCGCGGGTTGATCAGGCGGAAGAACAATGGGTTGATTTGAACACGTGTCTGGAAAATACAATCGGCATTGTCTGGAATGAGATCAAGTACAAATCTAAACTCGAAAAGGATTTGGGAGATCTTCCGGACCTTAATTGTAATCCGCAGGAATTGTCGCAGGTTTTTACCAATATTTTGATCAACGCGGCACAGGCGATTGAGAAAGATGGTCTGATTAAAGTACGGAGCCGGCATGAAGAAGAGTCCATTATTATCACCATTGAGGATAATGGCAGTGGTATTGCCGAGGAGCACCTGGAAAGAATCTTTGAACCGTTTTTCACAACCAAAGCTGTTGGTGAAGGGACGGGGCTAGGTATGAGTATCAGCTATGAAATTATAAAAAAGCATGGGGGGAATATCCATATCGAATCTGACCTGGGAAAGGGATCAATTTTCACCATCCTTTTACCCCTGCATCCTGAAGAGCAATCGCTGTGA
- a CDS encoding ATP-binding protein, whose product MKLRTKVMIILVVTVLVAMGGSGLFFFQKFRTAYRNSLFQAIDAVATNNAESLSNYLSQQYVIAQHVGELIPLEAVKLNNSLILTDYFAYHMNDFNFFNNGYFFLDATGVLTFDYPVHSDLYGKDFSFRPYFKQTMMTGKGVICEPYRSDRSGKGVLTITAPIRSKHGELLGIVGSSTRLEDDQILRKIRYRKIGETGYSYVFNTNRLMILHPDGGRMLTRDIPVGANKMFDAAIEGFEGITETTNSRGDRMLVAFRHVSGSNWIAATQLPVKEAFASQEKNQRIFVLFILGSSLFAAVIGAFFVHRGTLDLATLEAVTSDLALPDKQGGAFDIEAQSDKLKPLSNHPEFGALTNTISQLYSKLGRSLAETQQMAEDLDSAYQQLKSTQSQILQQEKMASVGQLAAGVAHEINNPVGFISSNLSTLKRYQEKQSNYLGQLESWLQEVGSSEVLDQHQKLRKEQKISYLLEDIVDLIDESRDGAVRVKDIVQNLKSFSRVDQTKFTQADINDCLESTLAIAMNEIKYKASVEKDFGEIPLISCYPQQLNQVFLNILVNAAQAIEEKGVIGIRTRHEDNLVKITISDNGSGIPESIKEKIFEPFFTTKEVGKGTGLGMSISYDIIKEHKGQIKVDSELGQGTTFTIELPLDLEE is encoded by the coding sequence GTGAAATTAAGAACCAAGGTGATGATCATTCTGGTTGTAACAGTCCTCGTTGCGATGGGTGGCAGTGGGCTGTTCTTTTTTCAGAAATTCAGGACAGCTTATCGTAATTCTCTTTTTCAGGCGATTGATGCTGTTGCAACAAATAATGCAGAATCTTTAAGTAACTATCTGAGCCAACAATACGTGATTGCCCAGCATGTTGGCGAACTGATCCCATTGGAAGCAGTGAAGCTTAATAATTCTCTCATCCTGACGGATTATTTTGCCTATCATATGAACGATTTCAATTTTTTTAATAATGGCTATTTTTTTCTGGATGCGACAGGAGTTCTGACCTTTGACTATCCTGTTCACTCTGACCTGTATGGAAAGGACTTCTCTTTTCGCCCATACTTTAAACAAACGATGATGACGGGGAAAGGGGTCATATGCGAGCCGTATCGATCAGATCGAAGTGGTAAGGGCGTCTTGACCATTACGGCTCCTATACGTTCAAAGCATGGGGAACTTTTGGGCATTGTGGGCAGTTCAACCCGGTTGGAGGACGATCAGATTCTCCGGAAAATCAGATACAGAAAAATCGGGGAAACAGGCTATAGCTATGTGTTCAACACCAATCGGCTAATGATTCTGCATCCTGATGGTGGACGAATGTTAACCCGTGATATTCCGGTTGGGGCCAATAAAATGTTTGATGCTGCAATTGAGGGGTTTGAAGGGATAACTGAGACGACCAACTCCAGAGGAGACAGAATGCTGGTTGCTTTTCGGCATGTTTCGGGGAGTAACTGGATTGCTGCAACCCAACTTCCTGTTAAAGAGGCATTTGCAAGCCAGGAAAAAAACCAACGAATCTTTGTCCTGTTCATTTTAGGCAGCAGCTTGTTTGCTGCCGTCATTGGTGCTTTTTTTGTTCATCGGGGTACGCTTGACCTGGCGACTCTGGAGGCGGTGACGTCTGATCTGGCGCTTCCGGATAAGCAGGGCGGAGCTTTTGATATTGAAGCTCAGAGTGACAAATTGAAACCCTTGTCCAACCACCCCGAATTTGGCGCTCTGACCAATACAATCAGTCAGCTCTACAGCAAACTTGGACGTTCTCTGGCCGAAACGCAACAGATGGCTGAGGATTTGGATTCAGCCTACCAACAACTGAAATCAACGCAGTCGCAAATTTTACAACAGGAAAAAATGGCCTCAGTTGGGCAACTTGCTGCCGGTGTCGCGCATGAAATCAACAACCCGGTGGGTTTTATATCAAGTAACCTCTCGACGCTGAAACGTTATCAGGAAAAGCAGTCAAATTATTTAGGTCAGCTGGAAAGTTGGTTGCAGGAGGTCGGTTCTTCCGAAGTTTTGGATCAGCACCAAAAATTAAGGAAAGAACAAAAAATCAGCTATCTCCTTGAAGATATTGTTGATCTTATTGATGAATCAAGAGATGGGGCGGTTCGGGTCAAAGATATTGTTCAGAATTTGAAAAGTTTTTCCCGGGTTGATCAGACTAAATTTACTCAGGCTGATATCAATGACTGCCTGGAAAGTACTTTGGCGATTGCCATGAACGAGATCAAGTATAAAGCCAGTGTTGAAAAAGATTTTGGTGAGATTCCACTGATTTCCTGCTATCCGCAGCAATTGAATCAGGTTTTTTTGAATATTCTGGTCAATGCTGCACAAGCAATTGAAGAAAAAGGGGTGATCGGGATCAGAACCCGGCATGAAGATAATCTCGTGAAAATTACGATCAGCGATAATGGTTCCGGTATCCCTGAAAGTATTAAAGAGAAAATTTTCGAGCCATTCTTTACTACGAAAGAGGTCGGTAAAGGTACGGGCCTGGGTATGAGCATCTCGTACGATATTATTAAAGAACATAAAGGACAGATAAAAGTCGATAGCGAACTCGGGCAAGGGACGACTTTTACGATAGAATTACCTCTTGATCTGGAGGAATAG
- a CDS encoding response regulator — protein MLEKIKILCVDDEQNVLKALRRLFMDEESYELFVAESGAEGLDILEEEGDIRMVVSDYRMPEMTGVEFLRQVYEKWPETMRIVLSGYADTAAVVEAINEGQIYKFIPKPWNDEDLLSTISAALDYQALQWENKKLSAELQKKNFQLREVNENLEEQVIKRTEALDIRNRILQVSQGVLDVLPVVVFGIDPENLIVHCNEFARELFPHGGMGPLGHDREDVFPDEINALIDRLEHEPLPKAAIAVHHQKFRGEVRRLHDTELQGMVLVLIPES, from the coding sequence ATGTTGGAAAAGATAAAAATCCTCTGTGTTGATGATGAACAAAATGTCCTCAAAGCGCTCAGACGCCTATTTATGGATGAAGAGAGCTATGAACTCTTTGTTGCTGAATCCGGTGCAGAGGGTCTGGATATCCTTGAGGAGGAGGGGGATATCCGGATGGTGGTTTCTGATTATCGAATGCCGGAAATGACTGGGGTCGAATTTTTGCGGCAAGTTTATGAGAAATGGCCTGAAACAATGCGGATTGTTTTGTCTGGGTATGCTGATACTGCAGCGGTGGTTGAGGCTATTAATGAAGGACAAATCTATAAATTTATTCCAAAACCCTGGAATGATGAAGATTTATTGTCGACTATCTCAGCAGCTTTAGATTATCAGGCATTGCAATGGGAGAATAAAAAGTTAAGTGCTGAATTACAGAAAAAAAACTTTCAGTTGCGTGAAGTGAATGAGAATTTGGAAGAGCAGGTCATCAAACGGACCGAAGCACTAGATATCCGCAATCGGATATTGCAGGTATCCCAAGGAGTCTTGGATGTGCTTCCTGTTGTTGTTTTTGGTATCGATCCCGAAAATTTAATCGTGCATTGTAATGAATTTGCTCGGGAATTATTTCCTCACGGTGGAATGGGTCCCCTGGGGCATGATCGGGAAGACGTGTTTCCGGATGAGATAAATGCATTAATTGATCGACTTGAGCATGAACCTTTACCGAAAGCGGCGATTGCAGTGCATCACCAAAAGTTTCGTGGTGAAGTCAGGCGTTTACATGATACCGAGTTACAGGGCATGGTTCTGGTGTTGATCCCGGAATCTTGA
- a CDS encoding HD domain-containing phosphohydrolase translates to MNDQEFSASEVKILLVDDEVNITKSLRRLLMDVDQYDIHIANSGQDALDILADETDVGVIISDQRMPEMTGVEFLKKARGLAPDAVRILLTGYADIEASIAAINDGAVFRYLTKPWEDDSLLRAVAEAARNYLLVSENKRLNAMVLKQKEELEQWNQRLKQRVLDQTAQIREKNVDLATSNAQLRNSFDETIETLTGVLEMRDRRAPGHSRNVAELVTVMAEKLGRPEDEKGLLRSAGLLHDIGKIGMTDALLCKPISELNEKDRQAYENHVIRGQAAIDMIPALRDIGVMIRHHHERYDGLGFPDQLKGDDIPFGARLICAADMFERKLIQFPESDSLVSALKELEGEWGKSLDPKLRIALNRGAKEVYSNLNISVEVLEAKVAPNDLEVGMQLKNDLYTGTGVLLLKKGIIFDELKIKAVQRSFMIDPFDRDIEVLLKQTDLDS, encoded by the coding sequence ATGAATGACCAAGAGTTCTCAGCCAGTGAAGTTAAGATCTTGCTGGTCGATGATGAAGTCAATATTACCAAGTCGTTACGGCGTTTATTGATGGATGTTGATCAGTATGATATTCACATTGCCAACTCAGGTCAGGACGCATTAGATATATTGGCGGATGAAACTGATGTTGGAGTGATTATCTCCGATCAGCGAATGCCGGAGATGACAGGTGTTGAGTTTTTAAAGAAAGCTCGTGGCTTGGCGCCCGATGCCGTACGTATTCTCTTAACAGGTTATGCCGATATAGAGGCTTCAATTGCCGCTATCAATGATGGTGCGGTTTTCCGTTATCTTACAAAACCCTGGGAAGATGACAGCTTGCTTCGGGCGGTAGCTGAAGCTGCTCGTAACTATCTGCTGGTTTCCGAAAATAAACGTCTGAATGCAATGGTTCTGAAGCAAAAGGAGGAGCTTGAGCAGTGGAATCAACGATTGAAACAGCGGGTATTGGATCAGACAGCACAAATCCGTGAAAAGAATGTCGATCTTGCTACGAGCAATGCTCAGCTGAGAAACAGTTTTGATGAAACGATTGAAACTCTGACCGGGGTGCTTGAAATGCGCGATAGAAGAGCCCCTGGACACAGTCGCAATGTTGCTGAACTCGTTACGGTTATGGCGGAAAAGTTGGGACGGCCAGAGGATGAGAAAGGGCTGTTACGTTCGGCCGGATTGCTGCATGATATCGGAAAAATTGGGATGACTGATGCACTGTTGTGCAAGCCGATCTCAGAGTTGAATGAAAAGGACCGGCAAGCCTATGAAAACCATGTCATCCGCGGGCAGGCAGCAATTGATATGATCCCGGCCCTACGCGATATTGGCGTGATGATCCGTCATCATCATGAACGCTACGATGGCTTGGGTTTTCCTGATCAGCTCAAGGGGGATGATATTCCTTTTGGTGCGCGACTGATTTGTGCCGCAGATATGTTCGAACGAAAACTTATTCAATTCCCTGAGTCTGATTCTCTCGTTTCTGCTTTGAAGGAACTGGAAGGAGAATGGGGGAAGTCGCTTGATCCAAAGTTGAGGATTGCCCTGAATCGGGGGGCTAAGGAAGTGTATAGCAATCTGAATATTTCTGTTGAAGTTTTAGAGGCGAAAGTGGCTCCAAACGATTTGGAAGTTGGCATGCAACTTAAAAATGATTTGTATACAGGAACAGGGGTTCTTCTCTTGAAAAAGGGGATCATCTTTGATGAGCTGAAAATTAAGGCGGTTCAGCGCTCTTTTATGATCGATCCTTTTGACCGGGATATTGAAGTTTTGCTAAAACAGACTGACTTGGATTCATAG
- a CDS encoding response regulator, giving the protein MLEKEGSAIGKRILFVDDEECLALLGAELLGDCGYSVTCEFNGELALQKFQQQEGGFDLVVTDESMPGMSGIKLAQSIFKISPSTPVILCSGHMLTMKEEGMETTNIVAVLKKTDVCRLLPETMEKFLCS; this is encoded by the coding sequence ATGTTGGAAAAAGAAGGTAGTGCTATAGGGAAGAGGATTCTTTTTGTAGATGATGAGGAGTGTCTTGCCTTGTTGGGGGCTGAATTGCTAGGTGATTGCGGTTATTCAGTGACCTGTGAGTTTAATGGGGAGCTGGCATTACAGAAGTTTCAGCAGCAGGAGGGTGGTTTCGACCTTGTTGTCACTGATGAATCCATGCCTGGGATGAGCGGGATTAAGCTGGCGCAGTCTATCTTCAAAATCTCTCCATCCACACCCGTTATCCTTTGTTCAGGCCATATGTTGACAATGAAAGAGGAGGGGATGGAGACGACAAATATTGTCGCGGTATTAAAAAAAACAGACGTGTGTCGCCTCTTGCCGGAAACAATGGAAAAATTTCTCTGTAGCTGA
- a CDS encoding cytochrome b5 domain-containing protein, translating to MTLSELAQFDGRDGHPAYVAINGIIYDVSNSPLWQEGIHEEKHQAGQDLTAELKSAPHVKTVVERFPVVGQIEPQIEAEEKPVKGISLLSIIIIAFVVLLMIATYMI from the coding sequence ATGACACTTTCAGAACTGGCTCAATTTGATGGTCGTGATGGGCATCCTGCATATGTAGCAATCAACGGCATAATCTATGATGTCAGCAACAGCCCTCTCTGGCAGGAGGGAATCCATGAAGAGAAACATCAGGCAGGACAAGATTTGACTGCGGAATTAAAGTCGGCTCCACATGTGAAAACGGTCGTGGAACGTTTTCCCGTAGTTGGTCAGATTGAACCGCAAATAGAAGCAGAAGAAAAACCTGTCAAGGGGATTTCCCTTCTGTCAATCATCATTATTGCCTTTGTTGTCCTGTTAATGATTGCAACATACATGATCTAA
- the speA gene encoding biosynthetic arginine decarboxylase, with protein MKTQQKKSWKVADSAALYGIDGWGKGRFSISEKGEITATIPFDTGDVTVPIIDIIQAARDRDHELPLLLRIENLLDARVAEINETFQQAITKADYRGSYRGVFPVKVNQQCTVIEEISRFGADYGHGLEAGSKAELLLCLANLNDNGLLICNGSKDREFIDLGLWANKLGHQCFFVIESPSELPLIIERSRKLGIKPLIGLRIKISSKVGGLWTETSGDRSSFGLSTAQLIATVDQLRQVKMLDCLQLLHCHLGSQIPDIEEIRIAVREASRFYADLAAENVPLKYLDLGGGLAVDYIGNQSLHSHSRNYNLADYCDCLVETIKKTLAPLEIDHPVIITESGRATVAHTSILLFEILNVVSYVANELPDRQPDQSHPLVTSQYNLYQNAETIDLSEGYTKALSNRDNIRDLFRSGVITLRERAMAENLFLAIAQTLSKRLDQLDKIPLTLSSLKQNLADIYYGNFSVFQSLPDTWAIGQMFPIMPVHRLDEFPERNATISDLTCDCDGKLDRFILAGGESQTLPLHTLKTGEDYILGAFLMGAYQETLGDLHNLFGYTNVISIRINNEGGFDVTKEQSGDTISEVLNMLEYNPALFYKGFRDKVELAVKQKRIDVKERQQILNQFSAQLNGQTYFKV; from the coding sequence ATGAAAACACAACAGAAAAAAAGCTGGAAAGTCGCCGACTCTGCAGCACTCTATGGAATTGACGGCTGGGGAAAAGGACGGTTTTCCATCTCTGAAAAAGGTGAAATAACCGCTACGATTCCTTTTGATACGGGTGATGTTACGGTTCCGATTATCGATATTATCCAGGCGGCACGTGATCGCGATCATGAACTCCCCCTGCTCTTAAGAATCGAGAATCTTCTGGATGCCCGCGTTGCCGAGATCAATGAAACTTTTCAGCAAGCAATTACAAAGGCTGACTATCGGGGCAGTTATCGAGGAGTATTTCCTGTTAAAGTCAATCAGCAATGTACCGTCATTGAAGAAATCAGTCGTTTTGGAGCAGACTATGGTCACGGTCTGGAAGCTGGAAGCAAAGCAGAACTGTTGCTTTGCCTGGCCAACCTTAATGACAATGGTCTGTTAATCTGCAACGGCAGTAAAGACAGGGAATTTATTGATTTAGGGCTGTGGGCAAACAAACTGGGACACCAATGCTTCTTCGTGATTGAATCCCCGAGCGAACTGCCCCTGATCATTGAGCGAAGCCGGAAGCTTGGAATTAAACCTCTGATCGGGCTGAGGATTAAAATATCCTCCAAAGTGGGGGGACTTTGGACTGAAACAAGCGGTGATCGAAGTAGTTTCGGGCTGAGCACCGCTCAGTTGATTGCAACAGTTGATCAGTTACGCCAGGTCAAAATGCTTGACTGTCTGCAGCTACTGCATTGTCACCTCGGGTCTCAAATACCGGATATTGAGGAAATTCGCATTGCCGTTCGTGAAGCCAGCCGTTTTTATGCTGATCTGGCGGCAGAAAATGTTCCCCTGAAGTACCTGGATCTTGGCGGCGGACTCGCGGTCGATTATATCGGTAATCAATCACTCCACAGCCATTCTCGCAACTACAATTTGGCCGATTACTGTGATTGTCTTGTTGAAACAATAAAAAAGACTCTTGCACCACTTGAGATTGATCATCCTGTTATCATCACTGAATCGGGGCGAGCAACGGTTGCTCATACTTCAATTTTATTGTTCGAAATCCTCAATGTTGTCTCTTATGTAGCAAATGAGCTGCCTGACCGGCAGCCAGATCAGAGTCATCCTCTCGTGACCAGTCAATACAACCTTTATCAGAACGCAGAAACAATTGACCTCAGTGAAGGCTATACCAAAGCACTTTCCAACAGGGATAACATCAGAGATCTGTTCAGAAGCGGGGTCATCACCTTGCGAGAGCGGGCTATGGCAGAAAATCTATTTCTAGCAATTGCCCAGACGCTGTCAAAAAGATTGGACCAACTGGACAAAATTCCTCTCACATTGTCTTCCTTAAAGCAGAACCTGGCAGATATTTATTACGGAAATTTCAGTGTCTTTCAATCCCTGCCTGACACTTGGGCAATCGGGCAAATGTTCCCAATCATGCCGGTTCACCGCCTCGATGAATTCCCCGAGAGAAACGCCACCATATCAGATCTGACCTGTGACTGTGACGGCAAGCTTGATCGCTTTATCCTGGCTGGTGGAGAGAGTCAAACTCTGCCTTTACATACGCTGAAAACAGGAGAAGATTATATTCTCGGGGCCTTTTTGATGGGAGCCTACCAGGAAACCCTGGGTGACCTCCATAACCTCTTCGGATATACCAACGTCATCAGCATTCGCATCAACAATGAAGGTGGTTTTGATGTCACAAAAGAACAGTCAGGCGATACAATTTCTGAGGTCCTGAATATGCTGGAGTACAATCCAGCCTTATTTTATAAGGGATTTCGGGATAAAGTAGAGTTAGCCGTCAAACAAAAAAGAATCGACGTTAAGGAACGGCAACAGATTTTGAACCAATTTTCTGCCCAACTGAACGGTCAAACATACTTTAAAGTTTGA
- the speE gene encoding polyamine aminopropyltransferase yields the protein MELWYTEKHSDNVGITMKATKTLFSGQSQYQKLDIIETLEFGRMMLLDGLVMVTERDEFIYHDMITHPALFTHPNPKKVLVIGGGDGGSIREIMKHPEVELAVLCEIDGLVIEKSIELLPSMASEIDGTNPRVKLHVDDGLAYIRDHQKEFDIILVDSTDPIGPAVGLFEENFYHLVFAALKDDGIMIAQSESPFYHAEIQKDMYRNLRAVFPIVEMYQAFIPTYPSGFWSFAFSSKTYHPTRDFDHDRAKNRKFKTRYYNEDLHRGAFMLPTFARDNIAE from the coding sequence ATGGAGCTCTGGTACACCGAAAAACACAGTGACAATGTTGGCATCACCATGAAAGCAACCAAAACCCTGTTTTCAGGCCAAAGTCAATATCAAAAATTGGATATTATAGAGACTCTGGAATTTGGCCGGATGATGCTTCTTGACGGATTAGTCATGGTCACTGAGCGAGATGAATTCATATACCACGACATGATTACCCACCCCGCGCTGTTCACCCATCCCAATCCCAAAAAAGTTCTCGTGATCGGCGGTGGTGATGGCGGCAGCATCCGGGAAATCATGAAACATCCCGAAGTTGAACTTGCTGTTCTCTGTGAAATTGACGGTTTGGTGATCGAAAAATCTATCGAACTCCTCCCCTCTATGGCATCCGAAATTGACGGCACCAACCCAAGGGTCAAATTACATGTGGATGACGGACTCGCCTATATCCGTGATCATCAAAAGGAATTTGATATCATCCTGGTAGACTCTACCGACCCGATTGGTCCGGCAGTGGGTCTTTTTGAAGAAAATTTCTACCATCTTGTTTTTGCTGCGTTAAAAGACGATGGGATCATGATCGCTCAGAGCGAATCACCCTTTTATCATGCCGAAATTCAAAAGGATATGTATCGGAATTTACGAGCTGTTTTTCCCATTGTAGAGATGTATCAGGCTTTCATCCCAACTTATCCAAGTGGCTTCTGGAGCTTTGCATTTTCAAGCAAAACATATCATCCAACCAGAGATTTCGATCATGATCGAGCCAAGAATCGAAAATTCAAAACCCGCTACTACAATGAAGATCTTCACCGTGGAGCCTTCATGCTTCCGACCTTTGCCCGGGACAACATTGCCGAATGA